One region of Citrus sinensis cultivar Valencia sweet orange chromosome 6, DVS_A1.0, whole genome shotgun sequence genomic DNA includes:
- the LOC127903141 gene encoding uncharacterized protein LOC127903141 gives MAESKPIKVDTLLSNQRRPRFSAPAPSPLPCQAAATTQLPVASTPDSNMEKIRLVVYCGGSWAKTSNGSDFYKAEGTTRLKIYVPRNIKYQELLRVLYDAIGISSTEFVISMKIIPKLKLPPYYARNSVKIDNDERAKVLVRLNANPALTTPLFVTMHPTHAAAAANRPHKKSDYMAEDAFSSSGTRAELDTLIRFNRGKKRRILTREEEVMRKWRGRLCKQCGHNLKTCNKNSVSLHSRPKIK, from the exons atgGCGGAGTCCAAACCTATCAAAGTTGACACACTGCTTTCAAACCAACGCCGGCCTCGATTCTCAGCCCCAGCTCCATCTCCGCTTCCGTGTCAAGCTGCAGCTACGACTCAATTGCCGGTTGCCTCCACTCCTGACA GTAATATGGAAAAAATTCGACTAGTAGTATATTGCGGTGGATCCTGGGCGAAGACTTCTAACGGCAGTGACTTCTACAAGGCAGAGGGTACTACAAGACTGAAAATTTATGTACCCAGAAATATAAAGTATCAGGAGCTTCTACGTGTGTTGTACGATGCAATTGGGATAAGTTCGACCGAATTTGTCAtttcaatgaaaataataCCAAAATTAAAGTTGCCGCCTTATTATGCCAGAAATTCGGTGAAGATAGACAACGATGAACGTGCCAAAGTTTTGGTACGTTTGAACGCTAATCCGGCGCTCACTACTCCTCTTTTTGTTACAATGCATCCCACACATGCTGCCGCGGCAGCGAATAGGCCACATAAAAAATCGGACTACATGGCTGAAGATGCATTTTCAAGTTCTGGGACCAGAGCAGAACTTGATACGCTGATCAGATTCAATCGTGGCAAAAAGCGACGGATACTGACAAGAGAGGAGGAAGTAATGAGGAAATGGCGCGGTCGTCTCTGCAAGCAATGTGGGCATAACCTCAAGACTTGTAATAAGAATTCAGTCTCATTGCACAGCCgtcctaaaattaaatag